Proteins encoded together in one Nyctibius grandis isolate bNycGra1 chromosome 1, bNycGra1.pri, whole genome shotgun sequence window:
- the STON1 gene encoding stonin-1, with translation MCSTNPANWVTFDDEPLFQSPQKSVDNQSSCKANGLKLNLSSVHESSSRSSSTGSTPLSSPVVDFYLSPGPPSNSPLTTPTRDYPGSPCIPKPGIHILYPIPEWPSNVNLLPSPMISSSLTSQKPSNLSLNTLPNDHPVKTSVSKSTDEGSPNLPGSCEELGELSSTLGCFPYLQSDCAFSSPFWKEGCLLGTSPANVSTHRKDKALDRSICHLKDKETCHDQKSLNQGSFSYICEKLEHLQADSCDAAGRPPVSSAHAWHKLSPAIPRSLFRSQKADGWPFMLRIPEKKNMMSSRQWGPIYLSVLPGGVLQMYYEKGLEKPFKEFQLQPHCKLSEPKLESYNVSGKIHTVKIECVSYTEKRRYHPKVEVIHEPEVEQMLKLGTTDYNNFTDFLVTIEEELMKLPTVSRQKRNYEEQEITLEIVDNFWGKVTKADGKLVESAVITHIYCLCFVNGSADCFLTLNDLELQKRDERYFEKEEEKKWIDILDCHFHNCVKAQEFEQSRIIKFTPPDAYRLELMRFRTRYNGQDLPFSVKATVVVQGAYVELQAFINMSSTAVIPARLPSVKYCENVMIHFPVPTQWVKALWTMNLQRQKSLKAKMNRRACLGSLHELESDPVIQVSVGTAKYESAYRAVVWKIDRLPDKNSSSDHPHSLSYKLELGSDQEIPSDWYPFATVQFVVHDTCASGTEVKSLGIESDLQPQKHVVQKAFYNCQVEIERKWIRLDGEDTAKAGNCLMQ, from the exons ATGTGTTCCACAAATCCAGCAAATTGGGTCACCTTCGATGATGAGCCGCTCTTCCAGTCGCCTCAGAAATCAGTTGATAATCAGAGCAGTTGTAAAGCAAATGGCCTTAAACTCAATCTCTCTAGTGTCCATGAGTCTTCAAGTAGGTCATCTTCTACAGGCAGCACTCCACTCTCATCTCCTGTAGTTGACTTTTACCTGAGTCCTGGACCCCCCAGTAACTCTCCACTTACTACACCTACCAGAGACTACCCAGGAAGTCCGTGCATCCCAAAGCCTGGGATTCACATCCTTTATCCCATCCCTGAATGGCCATCAAATGTTAACCTTCTTCCATCACCCATGATTTCCTCATCCCTAACCTCGCAGAAACCAAGCAACCTTTCTTTGAACACCTTGCCTAATGACCATCCAGTAAAAACTTCGGTCTCCAAATCAACAGATGAAGGAAGCCCTAATCTGCCAGGAAGCTGTGAGGAGTTAGGAGAGTTGTCGTCGACACTGGGGTGCTTCCCGTACTTGCAGAGCGACTGTGCTTTTTCCAGTCCCTTTTGGAAGGAAGGATGCTTGCTCGGCACATCACCAGCTAATGTTAGCACACACAGGAAGGACAAAGCCCTCGACAGGAGCATCTGTCATCTTAAAGACAAAGAAACTTGCCACGACCAGAAAAGCCTTAACCAGGGCTCCTTCAGCTACATCTGTGAGAAGCTTGAACACCTGCAAGCAGATAGCTGCGACGCTGCAGGAAGACCACCCGTCTCCAGCGCTCACGCATGGCACAAGCTCTCCCCTGCCATCCCACGCAGCCTCTTCAGAAGCCAGAAAGCGGATGGGTGGCCGTTCATGCTGAGGATTCCTGAAAAGAAGAACATGATGTCATCTCGGCAATGGGGCCCTATTTACCTCAGtgtcctccctggaggtgtaCTGCAGATGTATTATGAAAAGGGCCTGGAGAAACCTTTCAAGGAATTCCAGCTGCAGCCACACTGTAAGCTGTCTGAACCCAAATTAGAGAGCTATAACGTCTCAGGAAAAATCCATACCGTGAAGATTGAGTGTGTGTCttacacagagaaaaggaggtaTCATCCCAAAGTAGAAGTGATCCATGAGCCAGAAGTTGAGCAGATGTTAAAGCTGGGCACCACAGATTATAACAACTTCACTGATTTCCTCGTAACGATCGAGGAAGAGCTTATGAAGCTTCCTACCGTTTCTAGACAAAAAAGGAATTATGAAGAGCAAGAAATTACTCTAGAAATAGTGGATAACTTTTGGGGAAAAGTCACTAAGGCAGACGGAAAACTTGTAGAAAGTGCCGTCATCACGCACATTTACTGCTTGTGTTTTGTGAACGGAAGTGCAGACTGCTTTCTAACCCTGAATGACCTGGAGCTTCAGAAGAGAGATGAGCGTTACtttgagaaggaggaggagaagaaatggaTCGATATTCTTGATTGCCATTTCCATAACTGTGTCAAAGCGCAGGAATTCGAGCAATCGCGAATTATTAAGTTTACGCCCCCGGATGCCTATAGACTGGAACTGATGCGTTTCAGGACACGGTATAATGGGCAAGACCTTCCCTTTTCTGTGAAGGCTACAGTAGTGGTTCAGGGGGCATATGTTGAACTTCAGGCTTTTATAAACATGTCTTCAACTGCTGTGATCCCAGCACGTTTACCCTCTGTGAAATACTGTGAAAACGTTATGATACACTTTCCTGTTCCCACGCAGTGGGTCAAAGCACTTTGGACCATGAACCTCCAAAGGCAGAAGTCcctaaaagcaaaaatgaataGGAGAGCGTGCCTTGGCTCTTTACATGAGCTTGAATCTGATCCCGTAATACAAGTCTCAGTTGGAACAGCAAAATACGAGAGTGCCTACAGGGCTGTTGTGTGGAAGATAGACAGGCTTCCAGATAAAAACTCAA gtTCAGATCATCCACACAGCCTGTCTTACAAACTGGAACTCGGATCAGACCAGGAAATCCCATCTGACTGGTATCCATTTGCTACTGTCCAGTTTGTCGTTCATGATACCTGTGCCTCAGGAACAGAAGTCAAGTCACTGGGCATAGAGAGCGATCTGCAGCCCCAGAAACACGTGGTTCAGAAAGCTTTTTACAATTGCCAG GTTGAAATTGAAAGGAAGTGGATTAGGCTTGATGGAGAAGATACAGCTAAGGCTGGCAACTGCCTAATGCAGTGA